The Chitinophaga sp. Cy-1792 genome contains the following window.
GCGGATAGGTTGTTTTAGCTGATACCGGTAGATGATTAAGGCTATTGCGGCAGGGATGAAAGTAACCAGGAAAGAGATGCCCAGCATGCCCGTGAGTGCGGCTACCTGCACCACAGGTAAGAAATCAATTTGCGTATAGGCGATACTGCCGAATGTGCCATCCGGAGAAGTCAGGAAGGAGAGGTACTCGACTGCTGTCACCAGAACAGGAAATGCAAATACGGTGGCCCAATGGGAATACTTAAGCATTAGTTTTCTTACGGCTATCACCTGTAACGCGAAAATGAGAGGATAACTAAGGGTGAATACGAATACCAGCGGCAAAGGTAAAACACTGTGTAAATAAGGCACCCAGCTAAGTCTTCCTATCAGGTATCCTGCAAAAGCCAGTAAGAATGTCCAGCTTCCTGAAAGACGTAATGAAAAGTAAAGTATGGGGATGGGCGCCAACCATATTGGCCACCAGGTATGTGCTGATAAACTAAAAGATAAATACCAGCAAATGCCGGCAAAAAGCACTCCTGCGGCTAATAATCCTTTGGGAACCGGTTTTAAGCCCGACATGATATATGTTTAATATTATATTCAAAGTTATGCTGATTTTCCGGCGCAGCATTGTATATTTTAGACAGACTGATGTTTGATGAGGATATCCGCTATTTTATTATCTTCTTTTTTGAACTGGGTGGGAGTGGTGCCGGTAAACAGCCGGAAATCGCGGATAAAATGCGCCTGGTCGAAGTAATTGCATACATGACTGACAGCAGTCAGGGTATTGTTGGTTTGCATAAACCTGACCGCTTTATTGAACCGAAGGATTTTATGGTAATACTTCGGTGTATAGCCTATATTTTTCAGAAAGATCCGCTCCAGCTTTTTATAATACCAGCCAGTTTGCTGACAGATATGATCGATAGATGTATCGTCCTGGCTTTTACGGAGCATATTAATGGCCATATTCAGTACTACCTGATCGGTTGGTGTATTTCTTAAGGCGGCGCTTAAAAGGGTGTCTAATGCCTGTATTCGAAGGTTATCATTCGGGAAGTCCGCTAACTGCATCTCCAGGGCCTTTACCGATGTTCCTAAAATAAGTTCAGCCGGTAAAAGGACATTCAATAAATCAGATACCGGGAGGTTGGTAAATGCTGCCAGTCCGCCGGGCTTGAAACGCAGTCCCAGCATGTTTGTTTTGCCAGTGCTTTTTACATAAAAAACCTGGTTACGTTGTCCCATTATCACCGGGCCGCTTAACCGGGTGCCCTTCGGGTTATCGGGTGTTATTAACCAATCAGCAGGATCCTCAAAATTAAAGATCAGTTCCACCCGGCCGCCGGGTATCAGGCGATCTGGTGTATCCATGAACCGGTCTGGTGCATGTAAAACCCAATAGCATTCAATTAAGTCAGCCAGTCGGGCGGAGGGATAATATTGCTGGTAATGAAGCATATAACCGATAAAAATGCATTTCTCCGGGGAGGCTATATCAAGGTACAAAAATCCTGCAATTTACTGCGATGGCAGCGGAGCATCTGCCTATCTATTTTTAAAAGTAAAATTTGTTGGAATAATAAAAAATCTTAATTTTAGTGTACAACATATCTAATACACTATGATACGCTTTGAAAACTTCTGTTTTGGCTATAAGCCAGGTGCATTGCTGTATCGGAACCTGGAGCTTTCTTTAGAGTCGGGCAAGATCTATGGCTTGCTTGGGAAAAACGGGGCGGGTAAATCGACCCTGCTGAAAAACCTGACCGGGCTGCTTTATCCATCATCGGGTAATGTGTCTGTAAATGGTTTTAACCCATCCGGGCGGAAGCCTTCTTTTTTACGAACGATCTATTTCATACCTGAAGAAGTACATGTGCCGGCACTGACAATCAATGCCTATGTTGCTCTTTTTGCCCCTTTTTACCCCGCTTTTGACCGGCAGCTGCTGGATAGCTACCTGGACAAACTAGACGTAGTAACAGCGGAAAAACTAAACAAACTTTCATTTGGTCAGCAAAAGAAATTCATCATTGCCTTTGCGCTTGCCTGCAACACCAGCGTCTTAATCATGGATGAACCTACTAACGGGCTTGATATTCCTTCCAAGAAACGTTTCCGAAAGCTGATCTCTTCCACGATGCAGGAGGACCGCCTTATTTTTATCTCTACCCACCAGACCCGTGACCTGGAGAACCTGATAGACCAGGTGATCATTGTAGATAATGGCGAACTATTGTTAAATGCACCTGTTGACCAGATCGGGCAAAGGCTGTCATTTAAAATAGTGGAAGCGTCTTACGCGGAGGAGCAGGTTTTATATGAAGAGGAGAATATGTATGGCCGTGCCGTGGTGATGGCCAACACCGGAGGGGGAGAAAGCCGTATTGACCTGGAGCAGCTGTTTAACGCGGTCACCGGAAATCCGGTGATGGCAAAAGCAATTTTTAAAAATTAACCTCATAATAGTATGAACGATGTATTTAGCGCACGCCGTTTTGGATGGCTGATGCGCAAGATGTTCCTCGACAAAACAGCACCTGTCTTCGGTACTGTATTATTATGTTTCACTATTACATTAATATTCTACGTTGTGACCCGGCTGCTGCAAGGTCTTGCGGTGGCACAGAATGGGGCATTTACGACCGGGCTTTCACTGGGGGGCACGCTGGTGGCTTCTGTGGTCTTTGGCAACTTTAATAATAATGCAGTGGGTACATCTTTCTTAACCTTACCTGCTTCTGTTTTTGAAAAGTGGTTATCGGGGGTGTTGATAGTAGGTGTCCTATATTTTTTCCTGTTCCTGTTTTTTTTCCGTTTACTGGACCTGGCCTTTGTAGCACAATTCCATCATACACTGAATCCCCATTCGGCCTACTATAAAGAGCAGTATGAAAGCATACAGCTGCTTTCCTACACGGGCAGTACTGCGCGCGGAAATTATATGATGTTCTTCAATTTTTCCGGTATGATGATGCTGGGCTCACTCTTCTTTAATAAAGCAGCATTCGTGAAAACGGCCTTGCTAATTTGCAGTTTGGTTATTGCTGCCTTTTTGCTGAATTTGCTGGTCATTAATCTGCTGATTAAAAATGTGCAGATTGCGTTTCCGTTCTCTGTAGTATGGATATGGGTAGGTAAGGACCGCGCCGCACTGAATCTTCCACCGGAAAGCGAATTCCGTATCAGGATTATTTTCTGTTATGTACTACCCATCATACTTTGGGGACTTTCACTGCTTAAATTAAAAGAAAAAGAATTTTAAAATATTTTGATGGTTTTTAATGATAGGACGGCTTTATATCTTCAGATCGCACTGTATATGTGTGAGCAGATTCTCCTGAAAAAGTGGAAGCCGGAAGAAAAGGTGCTTAGTATCCGTGACCTGGGCGATTTAATTGAGATCAGTCCCAATACGGTGCAGCGCGCCTATGATTTTCTGCAGCAGCGTAACATCATCATTAATAAACGTGGCATAGGTTTTTTTGTGGCACCTGATGCAGAAGAACATATCCTGCTGTTTCGCCGGGAACAATTTATGGAGAATGAGTTACCGGAAATGCTACGCAATCTCTACCTGCTTAAAATTGACATGAAACAAGTAAATGCGCTGTATGAGGAGTTCGTAAAAAATAACTTTTTAAACAAAGAGTGATGAAACTTACGTCAAAAATACTTATTGGTTTGCTGCTGCTGTTATGCTGTGGTATCCTGCTTTCTGCCTCCCTGTTTAAATCTGAATATGAAAAAAATGATAAGGGAGAATTGTATTTTTTATATGGCACGATAGCAGATCAACCTTTTAGTCACCTTGTGATAACAGGTGGAAACGTTTCGAATATTGTATACGAACCTGGTGCTAAATCCTCCGTAAGAGTGTTTAAGCGCTGGAACGGTTATCATGATAAACGGATTGCCACGATAGTGCGTAATGACACACTTTTCCTGGATTTTCCTGCCGGGTATGCAGATTTAAATGAGAAGATGCAGCTAAAAAATACAAGTATCGTTCGCATTTTTTCACCTGAGTTGAAATCAGTAGATGCCACCAACACGAACCTGCAGCTATTGAAGCTGAAGCAAAAGACGCTGGCAGTATCGATTGGCGGAAACTCGAATTTTGAAGTGGAGAGTATGATTGCTGATTTTGATGATATTTCCATAAAAGCGACAGACACTACGGGAATTGTGTTTGAAATGTCCCCGGATTTGAAGAAATCGGGTAGCACCGTATTACGGCAGGGTGAGATGGAAATAGCTGCTGATAAAAAGGGTTGGGATGCCTTTCATATCAGGAAGCTGTCTGCCATTGTATCAGGCCATTCTTTTGTTGATGTAGGCCATGCACAGATTGATTCGGTTGATTTTCAGGTTGCTGATTCATCGGCGATTGTGTTGTCCGGCGGAGCGATACAGCAGCGTTTGCAGGGGAAGTAGTAGTGTAGGAGGGGGACAGTCAGTAAGGAAATAAATAAGCGTGTAACTGATATTTAAATAAAAATAGAAGCCCGTCTCTATGGTGTAGAGACGGGCTTCTATTTTTATTCTATGAAACCCGGAGCCTTTTACCGGGTTGTTACTATTTAATCTTACTGCACGATCACGTTTACGGTGGCTTTCTGGCCAGTGCTCATCATCAGGATGATTACATAAACACCACTTTGTGAAGGCATTGTGACCTGGTTGGTTGATTGCACCGATGTAATTTGCTGTAGGGTATTACCTGTAACAGTAGTAATCAGCAATCTGGCGCCTTGTAACTGGGCATTGGTATAATTACAGGTTACTTTAACGGTGCTTCCTTTTGCGGCAGGATTAGGATATGCTTTTATGCCATCTGAAACCGCACCGGTACCGGTTAAGGTAAGTGGGCAACTTTGTACGATATTGCCATTATTGCTGGTAGCCATTACATAGTAGGTGCCTTTCAAAGCGGTTGATTCACTATAATAAGCATTCGTAGCGCCATTGATAGGTGTACCGTCTTTATACCATTGCCATTTATTGTAATTGTTGCCTGTATTATCAAAGACCAGCACGTCGGCCCAATGCTGCCGAACCATTGACGCTACCAGGTTATTGAATGTATTAGTGACAGCTGTTGCGGCAAAGTGATTCCCATCACCTGCCTGCGTTGCGGTAACAACGCTGCTGCCCGGACTTACAGGGGTAAGCGTGGTGCCGTTCACAGTTGCAATACTGGCATCGGCAACGGAATAACTTACCGGTAATCCACTAGTGGCAGCTGCGGTTAACGTAACTGTAGCGGGCGTTCCATTACAACCCATTGTAAGATCCTGTGTCCAGGAAATGGTTTGAGGCGCTTTGGTAATGGTGAGATTATTACCTGTAAATGAAACGGTATAGTTGTTTCCTGCATTCAACGTACCTTGATTGATAGGGTACACGCCGGCATCCTCACCCGTAACTCTGCCCAGACTACCACTGAAAATCTGCTGGTTATCTCCGCTTCCATAGCCGGTTACAGTATAGGTATATGCAGGATCTCCTGTACCATAGACTTTCGTTTTCGCATCGGCGATGACTGTCAGGATAGCTTTACTGATGGTTAAGCTGCCATTTGCATAACTGATGTTGTAATTCCCTGATGATAGTCCGCCGGGCGTGATGACATAACTATTTACATTGGTAGCTCCCTGGGAAGTACCACTGTAGGTAACAGTACCACCAAGAGCAGCGGCAGTTTCATTGTTTACAAATCCGGACCAGCTAACACCGTTGCCACCGCTGTATGCTATACCATCATATACTTTAGATGCGTTGTTGGCAGTAACAGTCAATGTCGCTTTGCTGATGGTTAAGTTGCCATTTGCGTAACTGATGTTGTAATTCCCTGATGATAGTCCGCCGGGCGTGATTACATAACTATTTACATTGGTGGCTCCCTGGGAAGTGCCACTGTAGGTAACCGTACCACCAAGAGCAGCGGCAGTTTCATTGTTTACAAATCCGGACCAGGTAACACCGTTGCCACCGCTGTATGCTACACCATCATATACTTTAGACGCGTTGTTGGCTGTAACAGTCAAGGCAGCCTTGCTGATGGTTAAGTTGCCATTTGCGTAAGTGATGGCATAGTTGCCAGATGATAATCCGCCCGGCGTAATCACATAACTGTTTGCATTGATGGCCCCCTGGGAAGTACCACTGTAGGTGACCGTACCACCAAGTGCAGCGGCAGTTTCATTGTTTACAAATCCGAACCAGGTAACACCGTTGCCACCGCTGTATGCTACGCCATCATATACCTTAGCAGCGTTGTTGGCTGTAACAGTCAAAGCAGCTTTGCTGATGGTTAAGTTACCATTTGCGTAAGTGATGGCATAGTTGCCAGCTGATAATCCACCTGGCGTGATCACATAGCTGTTTGCATTGATGGCTCCCTGTGAGGTGCCACTATAGGTTAAGATGCCGGCAAGGGTAGTAACGGTTTCGTTGTTTACAAAACCTGAATAGGTAACGCCGTTGCCGCCGCTGTATGCTACACCATCATAAATTTTGGTACTGTCTTTCGCGGTGACAGTTAAGGCAGCCTTGTTGATGGTTAAAGTGCCGCTGGTATAAGTAATCGTATAGTTCGCAGCAGACAAGCCTCCGGGAATAATAAAATAACTATTAACGTTTTTGGCTCCCTGAGAATTACCGGTATAGGTAACAGTGCCGGTTAAGGCTTTAGCTGAATCTTCATTATTTACTAAGCCGCTGTACAAAAGCCCGTTGCCACCGTTGAATGACAAGCCATTATAGATCATGGTACTGTCTTTCGCGGTGATGGTTAATCCAGCTTTATTGATAGTTAAGGCGCCGTCGCCATACACAATGGTATAGTTGACTGCAGCAAGACCACCTGGTGTAATCACATACGTATTTACATCTTTTGCTCCCTGAGCGGTGCCGCTGTAAGTCAGTGTACCCGTCAGGGCAGCGGTGGAGTCATCACCGTTTATGAAACCCTGGTAAGTGACACCATTGCCACCGGCAAAAGCCAGGCCATCATAGGTTTTAGTGGCACTATTCGCGCTTACTACCAGGTTAACTTTGTTAACAGTTAACGCAAACACTATATCGGCAGCCGGTGCATAAATGGCGTTACCGGCCTGGCTTATCGTAATATTCACCGTCCCGGCTTTCTTAGCCCTGATTTTCCACTGATTGCCATCTGCGGCATCCTGGTATACTTCCGCAATATTGTTATCGGCAGAACTTAAAGATACCGGTAATCCTGAACTGGCAGCAAGTGCTCTTGTGAACACGGTACCATAACTAACGGCAGTATCGGTCAGGCTGGTGATCGTCTGGCTAAACGGTAGTTGCAGCTCATAGGCACCCTGGTCAATCGTACTGGCCTTACGGGAATTGCCGGCAAGATCTAAAGTAGCTGTATCATATACATTGTAAATACTGTCGCTGCCTGCATTCACAGCAGGACTGGCAGGTTGTAAGCTATAATCACCATTTGTGAAAGGTGCCGTATTGAATGCCGGACTGTTTACAAACAGCGGGTCTGTATTGGTGATATAATTGCCAGCATTTGGAGAGGCTCCCTGTATAGTACTGTATTTGCTGGTGTAGGCACCTGCGATGCCGGTATTATTACCGTAAATGATACTATTGTAAACAGCAGTATTACCGTTGCTACAGTAAATGCCAGCCATGTTATTGCCACTTAGAGTGCTATTAACCAGGTTGAAGCTACCGCCGTTTACGTTAATAGTCCCTCCGGAACCGGAAGAATTACCGGTCAATTGTGAGTTAAGGAAGGTTATTGCAGCGCTGTTAGCAGCATAAAGGGTTGCAGCTGCTCCATATTGAACAGCAACACATCCTTTTACTACTGCCTTCTCACATACTACCTGAGCGTTGGTATTGGCAGAAATTGCCCCACCATTGGTAAGTGTAGTATCTCTTAAAAATTCACAGTTATAGAAAGATGCCACACCGTTTGCATTTACCAGTATAGCACTACCAATACCTGATGTTTTATTATCGTTAAAGGAGGAGTGGCGGGCGGAAACAGTAGCATTTTGACCAATCAGGAATGCGCCGGCTGTGTTAGCCGTACTATTATTCCGGCAAATAACATTTTCCAATGTCAAATCCGCATAGCTAGCATAAAAAGCCCCACCAGAAGCGGCGGTATTGTTCAAACAACTCACACGCCTGAGTACCACCGTTCCCGAAGGATCTGTCGCACTACTATAAAAAGCTGCTGCTCCGCCAAAACTATTATAATTATTAGAAAGGATCACATCTTCAACCAGCAGGGAGGCGCTTCTGGCTATCAGGCCACCGCCTGTGTTCAGCGGCACATTTACATTATTGATCGATACATTGCCGCTGTAATTACTGTATCCGTCAGCAATGGTAAATCCGCTCAAGACCGCTGCTCCCATGTCGCCGGCGGCGATCACTACATGGTAAGCATTATCGCTGTTGGTAGCGGGATCTCCTAAATTACCACTTAACACCGTAGTATTGGTGGTAAAATCCCTGCCGGTAGTATCTGATTCTGTACCGGCAAATCCGCCAAATACTTTCACATCTTTTACCAGCAAAAAGGCATTACTCCTGTCGTTGCCTGCCGGTGCAGTCGTTGCCTGGCTGGCTGGATACTTAGGTAAATAAGTGCCTTTAGCTACCCATATTTGTTGCACAGTACCGTTGGTGGTACCGTTTAAAATAGCGGCAGTTCGCAAGGCGTCTGCCAGTTCTCCCGTCGCATTGGCCCAGCTGCTACCATTACCGGTACTACCTTTTTTAACATACAGGATACCGTTGGTAAGTGTAATCATTTGGATATTCAGCTTGCCGGCTACATAGGTAATACTATAATTATCTGCAATGAGGCCATTAGGTACCAGGTTATAAATGCCTACGCCGGTGGCCGATTGTGCCGTTCCGCTATAAGAAAGTGTACCGGTTAAGGCAGTAGTGGAGTCATCACCATTTACAAAACCTGCATAGCTAACGCCGTTGCCACCGCTGAAAGGAATACCGTCAAAATACTTGGTACTGTCTCTGGCGGTTATTACTAATGATGCTTTCGCAATACTGATATTAAATGGTGTAGTCACGGGGTCGTAGGTAGCATTACCCAGCTGGTTTGCAATAATAATAACATTGCCGGCTTTTTTAATATGGGCTTTCCATTTGTTGTTGTCCGACGCGTCCTGGTATACATTCACTATACTGGCGTCGGCGGAAGTATAGCTTACCGGCAGACCTGAGCTTGCGGTAAAAGTTAATTCAACATCAGCGTCACCATAGGTTTTGGAAATATTGCTTACCGCAATTGTTTGCGCTGTCAGGGCTTTTTCATAGGCGCCTATATCAATAATGCCGCCTGTGCTGAAATTGGATACACGTGGAGCGCCGCTCAGATCAACAGTCGAAGCGTTGAGTCCTGTAAACAGTGCATTACTTCCCGCATTTACCAACGGGCTACTGGCTTGTACTGTATAAGCACCGCCCGTAAAAGCAGTACCGGTAGCGAGTGAATTGGTAAAGCCCGGGGAGACCGTACCATCCGGATTATGTAAGCTGATATCTGTTGCCACACCCTGCAGGAAGCTGTACTGCGCCGTATAGGAACCTCCGTTGTCGTTATAAATACCGCCACTGTTATCGCCGATAACCGTATTGTAAATGACACCCGTGGATTGTGAATTGAAAATAGCGCCGCCACTACCGTTCGTGGCAGTGTTGCCGGCAATAGTCGTATTCACCAGTTTAAAACTTGTGGTGAAACAAAACAAAGCACCTCCTCCGCTATTGGAGTAATTTCCTGAAAACAAGGTGTTGGTATAAAAGCCGGAAGATTGGCTCTGATAAATGGCGCCGCCACCGGCTGTTGCAGTGTTACCTCGTACGGCCAGGTAGTTAGCGATGATATTGCTGCCTGCTGCAACATAGATGGCGCCACCATACCCGGCAGAAGTGTTACCGGTTATTGAAACATTGTTGAATGTTTGTGTGGAATTACTGACTGAATAGATGGCACCACCATAAATTGATGCCGAGTTGCCCGTAAAACTTGTATTTGAATAGGAACAGGCGCTGCCATTGAAAGCGCATAGTGCACCTCCGGCATTTGCACTGTTATTG
Protein-coding sequences here:
- a CDS encoding helix-turn-helix domain-containing protein translates to MYLDIASPEKCIFIGYMLHYQQYYPSARLADLIECYWVLHAPDRFMDTPDRLIPGGRVELIFNFEDPADWLITPDNPKGTRLSGPVIMGQRNQVFYVKSTGKTNMLGLRFKPGGLAAFTNLPVSDLLNVLLPAELILGTSVKALEMQLADFPNDNLRIQALDTLLSAALRNTPTDQVVLNMAINMLRKSQDDTSIDHICQQTGWYYKKLERIFLKNIGYTPKYYHKILRFNKAVRFMQTNNTLTAVSHVCNYFDQAHFIRDFRLFTGTTPTQFKKEDNKIADILIKHQSV
- a CDS encoding ATP-binding cassette domain-containing protein, which produces MIRFENFCFGYKPGALLYRNLELSLESGKIYGLLGKNGAGKSTLLKNLTGLLYPSSGNVSVNGFNPSGRKPSFLRTIYFIPEEVHVPALTINAYVALFAPFYPAFDRQLLDSYLDKLDVVTAEKLNKLSFGQQKKFIIAFALACNTSVLIMDEPTNGLDIPSKKRFRKLISSTMQEDRLIFISTHQTRDLENLIDQVIIVDNGELLLNAPVDQIGQRLSFKIVEASYAEEQVLYEEENMYGRAVVMANTGGGESRIDLEQLFNAVTGNPVMAKAIFKN
- a CDS encoding GntR family transcriptional regulator, whose amino-acid sequence is MVFNDRTALYLQIALYMCEQILLKKWKPEEKVLSIRDLGDLIEISPNTVQRAYDFLQQRNIIINKRGIGFFVAPDAEEHILLFRREQFMENELPEMLRNLYLLKIDMKQVNALYEEFVKNNFLNKE
- a CDS encoding MBG domain-containing protein encodes the protein MNSVISLLSVRTIYHLSGHLKSRFTTFPLLSIFCWWILSTTNLYAQTPDANGVLYVKKGGAGNASGNSWGNAIAELDTALTHAKRLNNSSAGTVKQIWVAAGTYYPSQQVDGGTANSRRITFSLLPDVQIYGHFGGTETSLTGRSSDASSNITTLSGDIGTPGTKTDNAFHVVTGYGNLGSALIDGLTITDGYANDYSDQTQANNFTIYAQYGGGLYLTNQAGIPVTNVTFINNYASGYGGAVFMYINSNPTFTNVTFSNNSANAGGALCAFNGSACSYSNTSFTGNSASIYGGAIYSVSNSTQTFNNVSITGNTSAGYGGAIYVAAGSNIIANYLAVRGNTATAGGGAIYQSQSSGFYTNTLFSGNYSNSGGGALFCFTTSFKLVNTTIAGNTATNGSGGAIFNSQSTGVIYNTVIGDNSGGIYNDNGGSYTAQYSFLQGVATDISLHNPDGTVSPGFTNSLATGTAFTGGAYTVQASSPLVNAGSNALFTGLNASTVDLSGAPRVSNFSTGGIIDIGAYEKALTAQTIAVSNISKTYGDADVELTFTASSGLPVSYTSADASIVNVYQDASDNNKWKAHIKKAGNVIIIANQLGNATYDPVTTPFNISIAKASLVITARDSTKYFDGIPFSGGNGVSYAGFVNGDDSTTALTGTLSYSGTAQSATGVGIYNLVPNGLIADNYSITYVAGKLNIQMITLTNGILYVKKGSTGNGSSWANATGELADALRTAAILNGTTNGTVQQIWVAKGTYLPKYPASQATTAPAGNDRSNAFLLVKDVKVFGGFAGTESDTTGRDFTTNTTVLSGNLGDPATNSDNAYHVVIAAGDMGAAVLSGFTIADGYSNYSGNVSINNVNVPLNTGGGLIARSASLLVEDVILSNNYNSFGGAAAFYSSATDPSGTVVLRRVSCLNNTAASGGAFYASYADLTLENVICRNNSTANTAGAFLIGQNATVSARHSSFNDNKTSGIGSAILVNANGVASFYNCEFLRDTTLTNGGAISANTNAQVVCEKAVVKGCVAVQYGAAATLYAANSAAITFLNSQLTGNSSGSGGTINVNGGSFNLVNSTLSGNNMAGIYCSNGNTAVYNSIIYGNNTGIAGAYTSKYSTIQGASPNAGNYITNTDPLFVNSPAFNTAPFTNGDYSLQPASPAVNAGSDSIYNVYDTATLDLAGNSRKASTIDQGAYELQLPFSQTITSLTDTAVSYGTVFTRALAASSGLPVSLSSADNNIAEVYQDAADGNQWKIRAKKAGTVNITISQAGNAIYAPAADIVFALTVNKVNLVVSANSATKTYDGLAFAGGNGVTYQGFINGDDSTAALTGTLTYSGTAQGAKDVNTYVITPGGLAAVNYTIVYGDGALTINKAGLTITAKDSTMIYNGLSFNGGNGLLYSGLVNNEDSAKALTGTVTYTGNSQGAKNVNSYFIIPGGLSAANYTITYTSGTLTINKAALTVTAKDSTKIYDGVAYSGGNGVTYSGFVNNETVTTLAGILTYSGTSQGAINANSYVITPGGLSAGNYAITYANGNLTISKAALTVTANNAAKVYDGVAYSGGNGVTWFGFVNNETAAALGGTVTYSGTSQGAINANSYVITPGGLSSGNYAITYANGNLTISKAALTVTANNASKVYDGVAYSGGNGVTWSGFVNNETAAALGGTVTYSGTSQGATNVNSYVITPGGLSSGNYNISYANGNLTISKATLTVTANNASKVYDGIAYSGGNGVSWSGFVNNETAAALGGTVTYSGTSQGATNVNSYVITPGGLSSGNYNISYANGSLTISKAILTVIADAKTKVYGTGDPAYTYTVTGYGSGDNQQIFSGSLGRVTGEDAGVYPINQGTLNAGNNYTVSFTGNNLTITKAPQTISWTQDLTMGCNGTPATVTLTAAATSGLPVSYSVADASIATVNGTTLTPVSPGSSVVTATQAGDGNHFAATAVTNTFNNLVASMVRQHWADVLVFDNTGNNYNKWQWYKDGTPINGATNAYYSESTALKGTYYVMATSNNGNIVQSCPLTLTGTGAVSDGIKAYPNPAAKGSTVKVTCNYTNAQLQGARLLITTVTGNTLQQITSVQSTNQVTMPSQSGVYVIILMMSTGQKATVNVIVQ